GGTACCGCACCGCTGCCCCACAAACAGTTTCTGTCGCTGATAGACAACCCGGTTTACTTTGCCCTCAAACGAAAGGGTCTCGGCGATTTTACTCTTCGTGTCGTCAAGCTTCACCGCATGCAAACCACCCAAGCCGTCTGCCACAAACGCCCGATCGTCACCAAGCGACACATCGATGGCCTTGCCGGGCGTATCGACAGTCCGGATCAGACGCAAGTGCCGCTGCTCGTTGACGAGGATCTGCAACCCGGCAGCACCGTTCGCCACATAAATGTAACGCCCGCGGGTGGCAAGTCCCTGGGCAACCCCAGCAGCATTCAAAGCCTTGGGCGGTGCCATCGGGGAAAGTCGGTCCAGTGCAACAATCTGCACACCTTTCTTGCCGTCAGCCACCATGATATGCCGCCCGGTTAACGTCATATCCCAGGACACGCCCGGGGTATCGACAATGCCAAGCAGGCGCAAGCCGTGCTTTTGCGTCGGGGCAAAAACCTGTACGCCGCCATGGTCGGTAGCGACCCATAATCGCCCATCGATCCATTTAACGCTCCGGGCCTGCCCCAACGTCGGCATATTTGCCAAAATTTCCGGGGAGCAAGGATCGACCACCGAAACGATCTGAATGCCGCCTCTGCGATCGGCCACATAGGCCTTGCCGTCGCGAACCGTAACGCCGGTAGCATAACCGGGAGTATCCACTGTGCCGACCAGCGACGGTGGCCCGTTTGAAGAGCAATCAAATATGCTTAAACCGGCTGCATCGTCAGCGACGTAGAGATAACTGCCTACCTTGCATAGGCCGGATGCCGACCCGGGCGTAGCCACGCTTGCTGTAATGCGCGGTGTGCCACGCAGATCAACGACCTGCACACCTTTGAGATCATCCGCGACATAAGCCCAGTCGTCCTCGACCCACACATCGAGGGCGCAACCCGGCGTAGCAACGGAAGCAATAATATACGGATTTGACGGTTGCGCCACGGAAACCACATGAATGCCGCCTTGTGAAGCGGCGATATAAACGCGATCGTTATGTACGGTCAGGTCCCAGGCCTTCCCTGGAATCGGCAGGGAACCGATAATGACAGGCTGCTCGGGAATCGCCACATCGACAACCTGCAATCCACGCACCGTGTCGACGACAAAAGCAAGGTTGCCCTTGCCCGCAACACTTTTCGCAATCCCCCAACTGGGCATACTGCCGACAATGGCATAGTGATTGCCGATATCGTAATTTAAAAGCGCCTGCATATCCTCGGAGAATCCCTGCCCTCTCAGGACCAGCGAATTCTCTGCGACGCCGCGACCCTTTTTTCGTTTTACGGAACTCACCGTAAAATCGTCCTGTTGCGGAGTCGGTTTAAATATGCTCAGCAGCAGAAAGGTGAACAGAGCCAGATAACACAATCCGCAGAGTCCGGCAATGAGTCGTAATCTATGAGTCTTGAAGTGCATCGCATACCGCAGGGGCTGTTAAAGGGGAAGCATGGGCATCGGCGGAATTCGATTCCCCCCGAGCGACCCATTTATCCACCAGAAGATACAGTTGTTTGTGTTTGAAAGGCTTGGCCAGATAATCATCCATACCGGCTTGCCTACAAAAAACCACAGCCTCGGCCGACGCATGTGCGGTAAGCGCGATAACAGGAGTTTTTACCCCGGCCTTGCGTAATGCCGCCACGGCTTGATAGCCGTCCATGACCGGCATCTGACAATCCATGAGGATTAAGTCGAAGCCCTGACTTTGTCCGGCGGTCACGGCTTGCTGACCGTTTTCCACGGCAACCACCTCGCAATGATGACTCTCAAGGCTGATAACCAGCATTTTGCGCGTGGTGGGATTATCCTCGGCCAACAATATGCGAGGCTTCCGGGAAGCCACACCGGTAATACTACCCGGTTTCACTCCGGATTCGGTGGAATCGGCGTCACAAGCAGGCCGTTCGCAAAAAGTCTTCACCACCAGGGAACATAATTGTGAAGGACACACCGGCTTAGCCAGAACGTCACTCAGCAACCCGGAATCGCTGTCCCCGAAAAAGAAAGCCCGTGGCGCCATGCCCACCCAGCGGCAGCCTTCCAGGGCTGTTTCCCTGTGAATTTTTTGCAGCTCCGTACTGTCTTCATGGATCTCGGCGTCGACCAGTATCAATCCATAGGGGTTTTTCTCCCGTGGCAAAGCCGACAAACGCGGGCAGGCTTCTTCGGCGGAAGCAACCGCATCGACCTGCAGGGACAGCGCCACCACCTGCTCCATCAGCATTTCGCGAACCCCGGCATGCGAAGCGACAACCAGTATTCGGGAAGCTTTCTGTAACGGCGACAACACCCTGTCGGGCCATCGCACATCCTCATGCTTGTCCAGACGGATAGTGCAGGTAAATACCGAGCCCTGGCCAAGCTCACTTTCCAAATGGATATGACCCCGCATAAGATCCAGCAGTTGCCTTACGATCGCCAAACCAAGCCCCGTACCGCCGTAATGCCGGGTGGTTGAGCTGTCGGCCTGTGAGAAAGCGTCAAAAATGGCCTGTTGAGCCTCGCGATCTATGCCGATACCGGTATCCCGGACCTCAAGGAAAATCGATGCGCTGGCACAATTTTCATCCCGGCAACCGATTCGAACCGATATTTCGCCTTCGGACGTAAATTTAACGGCATTCCCCAACAGGTTGAAAACGATCTGGCGCAAACGCGCAGGGTCGCCCAATAGAGATACCGGCGTTCCGGGCTGGATGCGACAGATCAGTTCCACCTTTTTGTCCTGGGCGTTTTTTGCAATCAGCGACAGGGGCTCTTCCACGACATCCACCAAATTGAAAGGAACCCGCTCCACCACCAGACGGCCCGCCTCGATCTTGGAAAA
This DNA window, taken from Syntrophotalea carbinolica DSM 2380, encodes the following:
- a CDS encoding response regulator; the encoded protein is MFGFRNATLKKKLTGIIMLACAVVLVLAAGVFVTVEILSFRRNMVRQSFSLAEILAANSTVALTFRSQHVGDQVMSSLLSEPHVCCAYLFNSYHQTVSKFHRPEPGVGASGQLSTEVDDTTYQQLALVVSDGVRRHFFTRDSLSVIVPVRRLNKIIGTVYVRTDLSAFNLWLRSFAISVVAVLVASCLIGYLVARHLQSLISAPILYLADKMRQVSDCEDFSLRVDKQANDEVGVLFNGFNHMLEQLASRDQQLERYRYHLEEQVLQRTQELHETNEELQKTVDKLAQARQAAETANHAKSRFLANMSHEIRTPMIGVIGVAELLSGTPLSDHQRELAHMIHSSGESLLKVLNDILDFSKIEAGRLVVERVPFNLVDVVEEPLSLIAKNAQDKKVELICRIQPGTPVSLLGDPARLRQIVFNLLGNAVKFTSEGEISVRIGCRDENCASASIFLEVRDTGIGIDREAQQAIFDAFSQADSSTTRHYGGTGLGLAIVRQLLDLMRGHIHLESELGQGSVFTCTIRLDKHEDVRWPDRVLSPLQKASRILVVASHAGVREMLMEQVVALSLQVDAVASAEEACPRLSALPREKNPYGLILVDAEIHEDSTELQKIHRETALEGCRWVGMAPRAFFFGDSDSGLLSDVLAKPVCPSQLCSLVVKTFCERPACDADSTESGVKPGSITGVASRKPRILLAEDNPTTRKMLVISLESHHCEVVAVENGQQAVTAGQSQGFDLILMDCQMPVMDGYQAVAALRKAGVKTPVIALTAHASAEAVVFCRQAGMDDYLAKPFKHKQLYLLVDKWVARGESNSADAHASPLTAPAVCDALQDS
- a CDS encoding LVIVD repeat-containing protein, which produces MHFKTHRLRLIAGLCGLCYLALFTFLLLSIFKPTPQQDDFTVSSVKRKKGRGVAENSLVLRGQGFSEDMQALLNYDIGNHYAIVGSMPSWGIAKSVAGKGNLAFVVDTVRGLQVVDVAIPEQPVIIGSLPIPGKAWDLTVHNDRVYIAASQGGIHVVSVAQPSNPYIIASVATPGCALDVWVEDDWAYVADDLKGVQVVDLRGTPRITASVATPGSASGLCKVGSYLYVADDAAGLSIFDCSSNGPPSLVGTVDTPGYATGVTVRDGKAYVADRRGGIQIVSVVDPCSPEILANMPTLGQARSVKWIDGRLWVATDHGGVQVFAPTQKHGLRLLGIVDTPGVSWDMTLTGRHIMVADGKKGVQIVALDRLSPMAPPKALNAAGVAQGLATRGRYIYVANGAAGLQILVNEQRHLRLIRTVDTPGKAIDVSLGDDRAFVADGLGGLHAVKLDDTKSKIAETLSFEGKVNRVVYQRQKLFVGQRCGTLHIVDAHPHNTMRLRMSLAVPDPLLDIAVAGDYVYLACGSAGTFVVDVRHPDKAAVVGKLPVPDYLLPFCHATSLSVADNQLYVANGRAGTQVYDLTRADKPQLLGSVGTPGYAAALVASGDYVYVGDVQAGLQVVDSRIPNSMQVLGGLGISIKAKKMLLMGDELLVSSSLGGVVALPLPLKVPHIRRHGSRQLEVELPALPRAGNYSLCLSDGHKNMVLPNVVSSD